Proteins encoded together in one Nostoc sp. PCC 7524 window:
- a CDS encoding ABC transporter permease: protein MRTFDYFKMSVQTLLSNKLRSSLTMLGIVIGNASVIALVGVGEGTQNLATEQFASLGTNVLFVVPETSDAWGVTNQRPRTLVLADALAIANQVPAVKAVAPEIQSLELASYGNRNVQTRVIGTTPEYISVRSFDVAQGQFFRDLDLKRNGRVVVLGPDLAAKLFKHQNPIGERVRIKNLSFLVIGVMQPKGSVLGTNLDDVAMIPITTLAHQIIGRTSPYGIQLSFISLSAQDETRVKAAQFQVENLLRNRRNSTRTNGFMVQSQKDLLKTANQVTGAITLMLAAIASISLLVGGIGIMNIMLISVSERTPEIGLRKAIGATSQDILMQFLIESVILSVTGGIVGILTGISGNLLIAAFTPLQVRNSAIAITLATCVSGGIGLFFGVFPARQAAKLDSIVALRNS from the coding sequence ATGAGAACCTTCGATTACTTCAAAATGTCAGTGCAAACACTCTTAAGTAATAAACTCCGTAGTAGTCTGACCATGCTAGGCATAGTTATTGGTAATGCTTCAGTTATTGCTTTAGTAGGTGTGGGAGAAGGAACCCAAAATTTAGCTACTGAACAATTTGCATCTTTAGGAACAAACGTTTTATTTGTAGTACCTGAAACCAGCGATGCTTGGGGAGTCACCAATCAAAGACCGAGAACTTTAGTGCTAGCAGATGCTTTGGCGATCGCTAACCAAGTCCCTGCGGTGAAAGCCGTTGCACCAGAAATCCAATCGCTAGAACTAGCAAGTTATGGAAATAGAAATGTGCAAACTCGTGTGATTGGAACCACGCCAGAATATATATCAGTACGTAGTTTTGATGTTGCCCAAGGACAGTTTTTTAGAGACTTAGATTTAAAAAGAAATGGCCGAGTTGTGGTTTTAGGTCCCGATTTAGCAGCGAAGTTATTTAAACATCAAAACCCTATTGGTGAAAGGGTAAGAATTAAAAACCTGAGTTTTTTAGTCATTGGAGTTATGCAACCCAAAGGCTCGGTTTTAGGCACTAACTTAGATGATGTAGCTATGATACCTATCACTACTCTTGCTCATCAAATTATTGGGCGAACATCTCCCTATGGAATACAATTATCTTTTATTTCTCTCTCGGCTCAAGATGAAACTAGGGTAAAAGCAGCTCAATTTCAAGTAGAAAACTTATTACGGAATCGCCGAAATTCGACTCGTACAAATGGTTTTATGGTGCAGAGTCAAAAAGATTTACTGAAAACTGCCAATCAAGTCACAGGGGCTATAACTTTAATGTTGGCAGCGATCGCTAGTATCTCCCTACTGGTAGGAGGGATAGGCATCATGAATATTATGCTGATTTCTGTCAGTGAACGTACCCCAGAAATTGGCTTACGTAAGGCAATTGGCGCAACTTCTCAAGATATTTTAATGCAATTTTTAATTGAATCTGTAATTCTCTCTGTGACTGGAGGAATAGTAGGTATATTGACAGGAATTAGCGGAAATTTGCTCATAGCAGCCTTTACTCCCTTACAAGTGAGAAATTCAGCGATCGCTATTACTCTAGCTACTTGTGTATCCGGTGGTATTGGGCTATTTTTTGGCGTGTTTCCGGCTCGGCAAGCTGCCAAACTCGACTCAATTGTGGCTCTACGCAACAGTTAG
- a CDS encoding M50 family metallopeptidase, whose product MKELQTLQGLQERLVVDTSEGQPVYLLAVGHNLTYIRLSPTSYYLLQQRSLGISFESLAEILSQSGKYISSDQVETAYNDVIERITKIEQNSHRKASPYFFRFTILPKAIVNSIAAYLSIAFYWPVACCLLLAMAVSAAIAPQHDFHIDTSVTGFLWSYLLFFASLMMHELGHASACARYGAEPSDIGFTLYLIWPAFYSDVSDAWRLKRWQRVIVDVAGVFFQLIFAAIYVVAYSLTGWVPLKLALIMIAGSCLFTLNPIFKFDGYWVMADTLGVTNLSQQPLRIFRHYLDRCHRRKVKSFPWPIWVMGILMIYTILSFIIWGYFLWVVIPIFWQELWKYPSLVNDLVSHFWRWPPVIDIKILQSFMSSTVVIVISILMLSYLTKLLRITLFTKKKPK is encoded by the coding sequence ATGAAAGAACTACAGACACTACAAGGACTCCAGGAACGTCTAGTTGTTGATACCTCTGAAGGGCAACCAGTGTATTTGCTAGCAGTAGGTCACAATCTGACTTATATTAGACTTTCGCCTACCTCATATTATTTATTACAGCAGCGTAGTTTAGGCATCTCCTTTGAGTCTTTAGCGGAAATACTCAGTCAATCAGGCAAGTATATATCCTCAGATCAAGTAGAGACGGCTTACAACGATGTCATTGAGCGAATTACTAAGATTGAACAAAATTCCCATCGCAAAGCGTCGCCTTATTTTTTCCGCTTCACTATATTACCCAAGGCGATAGTTAATTCTATTGCGGCTTATCTTTCTATCGCATTTTATTGGCCTGTAGCCTGTTGTCTATTATTAGCTATGGCTGTAAGTGCAGCGATCGCTCCACAACATGACTTCCACATTGATACCTCTGTCACGGGTTTTTTATGGAGTTACTTATTATTCTTTGCTTCATTAATGATGCACGAACTAGGTCATGCTAGTGCTTGTGCGCGTTATGGAGCAGAACCTAGTGACATCGGTTTTACTCTTTACTTAATTTGGCCTGCGTTCTACAGCGATGTTAGCGATGCTTGGAGGTTAAAACGTTGGCAAAGAGTAATTGTTGATGTAGCAGGAGTATTTTTCCAATTAATCTTTGCAGCTATATATGTTGTTGCCTACAGCTTAACTGGTTGGGTACCCCTAAAACTAGCACTCATTATGATTGCTGGTAGTTGTTTGTTTACTCTCAACCCAATTTTTAAATTTGATGGTTACTGGGTAATGGCTGATACTTTGGGTGTAACTAATCTCAGTCAACAACCATTACGTATTTTTCGTCATTATCTTGATCGATGCCATCGTCGCAAAGTGAAATCATTTCCCTGGCCGATTTGGGTAATGGGGATTTTAATGATTTACACAATTTTGAGTTTTATTATTTGGGGCTATTTTTTATGGGTAGTAATTCCCATATTCTGGCAGGAATTATGGAAATATCCATCATTAGTTAATGATTTAGTATCTCATTTTTGGCGTTGGCCTCCTGTAATCGATATCAAAATTTTACAGTCTTTTATGAGTTCTACCGTCGTAATTGTTATTAGCATCTTGATGCTATCTTATTTAACTAAACTTTTACGAATCACTTTATTTACTAAAAAAAAGCCTAAATAA
- a CDS encoding glycosyltransferase, whose protein sequence is MKFLFCPLASHGFVYPSIGIAQILKRRKHQVAFVTDIAFSGILQQAGLERIPRTNQDGASFQVGVWAKPIGVSMQIKHIQYALDQFAPDVLVTHQLTLGVLIVGELYNLPICILGGAAYLLPTSTSVLERPPISETEARLLWRYEEMMKLYNLNRQLWSLPSIHCNYRDTPLLGDLFLLQSLPELEPDVDQLPEKVHLIGDCLWEPPVFDPDLMNWLNDAIASGEQIIYVQPGRSFGKPGFWPNLVEVLANLPVRVVAVVSRMDSELGEIPQNFLVRDHIPQGLILPYAKAVISSGHTTTVLGAIKHGVPSLLIPNGSGTEEIAERCQTAGIAICLSPNHITNQTIEQAVHQLLNCRQIQQNSQVLQQAFSKVNGCEQAADLLIKLAITSPKGKNHLQSQVPSLKLVMNNY, encoded by the coding sequence ATGAAATTTTTGTTCTGCCCATTAGCCAGTCATGGTTTTGTTTATCCGTCCATAGGCATTGCTCAAATACTCAAACGCAGAAAACACCAAGTAGCTTTTGTTACAGATATTGCTTTTAGTGGGATTTTACAACAAGCAGGATTAGAGCGGATTCCCCGAACTAATCAGGATGGTGCTAGTTTCCAGGTAGGAGTATGGGCTAAACCGATAGGTGTATCGATGCAAATTAAACATATCCAGTATGCTCTGGATCAATTTGCACCTGACGTATTGGTAACACATCAATTAACTCTGGGTGTACTCATTGTTGGTGAACTATATAATCTACCAATCTGTATTTTAGGTGGTGCGGCTTATCTGTTACCTACTTCTACATCTGTTCTAGAACGTCCCCCTATTTCAGAAACAGAAGCGCGGCTGCTGTGGCGGTATGAAGAGATGATGAAACTCTATAATCTCAATCGTCAACTCTGGAGTTTACCGTCGATCCATTGCAACTATAGAGATACACCCTTATTGGGTGATCTTTTCTTGTTACAAAGTCTTCCTGAATTAGAACCAGATGTAGATCAACTACCAGAAAAAGTACATTTAATTGGGGATTGTCTGTGGGAACCGCCTGTGTTTGATCCAGATTTGATGAATTGGCTTAATGATGCGATCGCTTCTGGTGAACAGATAATTTATGTCCAACCAGGCAGATCTTTTGGCAAACCTGGATTTTGGCCAAACTTAGTTGAGGTATTAGCTAACTTACCAGTGCGAGTAGTTGCTGTAGTTAGCCGTATGGATAGCGAACTAGGTGAAATACCACAAAACTTCTTGGTGCGTGACCATATTCCCCAAGGACTTATACTACCCTATGCCAAAGCAGTGATTTCTAGTGGGCATACAACTACTGTTTTGGGAGCAATTAAACATGGTGTGCCTAGTTTGTTAATACCTAATGGTAGTGGTACTGAAGAAATTGCTGAACGTTGCCAAACCGCCGGAATTGCTATTTGTTTATCGCCTAATCATATTACAAATCAAACCATAGAACAAGCTGTTCACCAACTCTTAAACTGCCGACAAATCCAACAAAATTCTCAAGTATTACAACAGGCATTTAGCAAAGTAAATGGTTGTGAACAAGCTGCCGACTTATTAATTAAACTCGCCATTACCAGTCCAAAAGGAAAAAATCATCTTCAATCTCAAGTACCAAGTCTGAAATTGGTAATGAATAATTATTAG
- a CDS encoding CPBP family intramembrane glutamic endopeptidase, which yields MSVTQSEKHHGLQKIGHISILFLLPLLGSAILALPPYLLHQSGLSLPLSIYAGELLVSLYLIHRFYGLTSCGLKGIPKLSDFTWALLFLVLRSIIWIAFLPVNISYFPLPVVISDLLFFVLVNAAAEEIHFRGLLYTGIQAQISRPIVAAVISSLLFGLLHLSLGEPLWIPLFIADGLAWCGIRIRTGSVYPAILSHGLQNLLFTRFLVVPQDLSAKTELVYTITAIVVDVLFFTIALNKNFGKYGTRRYEL from the coding sequence ATGTCAGTAACTCAGTCAGAAAAACATCATGGTTTACAGAAAATTGGGCATATCAGCATACTTTTCTTACTGCCCTTATTGGGAAGTGCTATTTTAGCTCTCCCACCTTATTTACTGCATCAAAGCGGTTTATCTTTGCCACTAAGCATATATGCAGGAGAGTTGTTAGTCAGTCTGTATCTCATTCATCGTTTTTACGGCTTGACCAGTTGTGGCCTTAAAGGTATCCCCAAATTATCAGATTTTACTTGGGCATTGTTATTTTTGGTGCTGCGGTCAATTATTTGGATAGCATTTTTGCCTGTCAATATCAGCTATTTTCCATTGCCAGTAGTTATCTCAGATTTACTATTCTTTGTATTGGTAAATGCAGCTGCGGAGGAAATTCACTTTCGAGGCTTACTCTACACTGGAATACAAGCTCAGATTTCACGCCCGATAGTAGCTGCCGTAATTAGTTCCCTATTATTTGGTTTGCTGCATTTATCTTTAGGTGAACCGCTATGGATTCCTTTGTTCATTGCTGATGGTTTAGCCTGGTGTGGGATTCGTATCCGTACTGGTAGTGTATATCCTGCCATTCTCAGCCACGGCTTACAAAATCTGCTGTTTACTAGATTTTTGGTTGTTCCCCAAGACCTCAGTGCTAAGACAGAGCTGGTTTACACTATCACAGCTATTGTTGTGGATGTTTTGTTTTTTACCATCGCTTTGAATAAAAATTTTGGCAAGTATGGGACCAGGAGATATGAGCTATGA
- a CDS encoding prenyltransferase/squalene oxidase repeat-containing protein, with translation MDTLFIRQDTSAVTPARNFLREYWPSGIYIETLTNERENICDYFPELFISAFVGITPTQLEYLTSAGQIFASSLVLCDKMMDSLAVAYPEAERILGMQAMQFEAYQLLQQLFLPNASFWSRFRNYYAGYTDACLQEQYFALGKRHWSEYTQALAIEIIKGKTGVAKCTIAGLVELAQNDELLIPLTASIDHFYLANQMLDDLLDWKDDLRCQIPSLLLSRLLKEWPVHGTQQELELLKKQLEREVYYGGHATYLLEMSLQFLEDAEILKADLPNLLWWNITAKLRRKCQALLDDINQIISRNLQRVRAESKFVFTLPPAQSQWQQIAWDGVRFVVKQWQLGFGEARHIMEFAHDQGFSAEKEYQYGDVFQRALIADALCDANISPGQLLQPILDKEVNYLLSRQCTTGVGGWSYFPDLPELPPDADDLAQVMQVFLRAGHQTAVEKYCEAPLDVLLKDCSHDDGSFETWLVPTTNLTPEQERQAEFIKCAWGTGSDTDVIANLFYALTLFDHGRFAENITQGVNYIESQQQPDGSWLSTWYHGPYYGTYVCLRLLAIAKPKSPAIARALNFLHHSQLADGGWGLNDESDALNTALSLLGLAVVQKSGSVASDRTIAQKALTYLQSSQNSDQAWPNCQLIRMELGRATGKVLQVLSYGSSTVTTAFVLKAALLWHQLISNDCA, from the coding sequence ATGGATACATTGTTTATTCGACAAGATACAAGCGCGGTCACTCCTGCTAGAAACTTTTTGCGAGAGTATTGGCCGAGTGGAATTTATATCGAAACCTTAACTAATGAACGGGAAAACATTTGTGATTACTTTCCTGAACTGTTTATCAGTGCTTTTGTGGGAATCACACCTACTCAATTGGAATACTTAACATCTGCCGGTCAGATATTTGCCAGTTCATTGGTTTTATGCGACAAGATGATGGATTCTCTAGCAGTTGCCTATCCAGAGGCAGAGAGAATTTTAGGTATGCAAGCAATGCAATTTGAAGCTTACCAACTCCTACAGCAGTTGTTTCTACCAAATGCTAGCTTTTGGAGCCGCTTTCGTAATTATTATGCAGGTTATACCGACGCTTGTCTTCAGGAGCAATATTTTGCATTAGGGAAACGCCATTGGTCTGAATATACACAAGCACTGGCAATTGAAATTATTAAAGGCAAAACAGGTGTAGCTAAGTGTACAATCGCAGGATTAGTAGAACTAGCACAAAACGATGAACTCTTAATTCCATTGACGGCATCAATTGATCACTTCTATCTTGCCAATCAAATGCTAGATGATCTGCTGGATTGGAAAGATGATTTACGGTGTCAAATTCCCTCCTTACTGTTGTCTCGTCTCTTGAAAGAGTGGCCAGTTCATGGTACACAGCAAGAATTAGAACTACTCAAAAAGCAATTAGAACGGGAAGTTTATTATGGTGGTCATGCTACATATCTCTTAGAGATGTCGCTACAGTTTCTTGAGGATGCAGAAATACTCAAAGCTGATTTACCGAACCTTCTCTGGTGGAATATCACTGCCAAGCTACGCCGCAAGTGTCAGGCTCTCCTTGATGATATTAACCAAATTATTAGTAGAAATTTACAGCGTGTACGTGCAGAATCTAAGTTTGTTTTCACATTGCCACCTGCACAGAGTCAGTGGCAACAAATAGCGTGGGATGGGGTACGCTTCGTTGTCAAACAATGGCAACTGGGTTTTGGTGAAGCACGACACATCATGGAATTTGCTCATGATCAAGGTTTCAGTGCAGAAAAAGAGTATCAGTATGGTGATGTTTTTCAACGGGCATTAATTGCTGATGCTTTATGCGATGCGAATATCAGCCCGGGCCAATTATTGCAACCAATCTTAGATAAAGAGGTCAACTACTTACTTAGTCGCCAATGCACTACAGGAGTAGGTGGTTGGAGTTACTTCCCAGATTTGCCAGAATTACCACCAGATGCTGATGATTTAGCACAGGTAATGCAAGTTTTTTTACGTGCTGGTCATCAGACAGCAGTAGAAAAATATTGTGAAGCTCCCCTAGATGTACTTCTCAAAGATTGTAGCCACGATGATGGTTCATTTGAGACTTGGTTAGTACCTACTACCAACTTAACACCAGAACAGGAACGCCAAGCTGAGTTTATCAAATGCGCTTGGGGAACTGGTTCAGACACCGATGTGATTGCCAATTTATTTTATGCACTGACTCTATTTGATCACGGGCGTTTTGCTGAAAACATTACTCAAGGGGTGAATTACATAGAATCTCAACAGCAACCCGATGGTAGTTGGCTGAGTACTTGGTATCACGGCCCGTATTATGGCACCTATGTCTGTTTAAGGCTATTGGCTATTGCTAAACCCAAATCACCTGCTATTGCCCGTGCCTTAAACTTTTTACACCACAGTCAATTGGCTGATGGTGGTTGGGGTTTGAATGATGAGAGTGATGCCCTCAATACTGCATTATCTTTGTTGGGTTTAGCAGTGGTGCAAAAATCTGGTAGCGTTGCTAGCGATCGCACAATAGCACAAAAAGCACTCACATATCTCCAGAGTAGCCAGAATAGTGACCAAGCTTGGCCAAATTGTCAGTTGATTCGGATGGAACTCGGTCGCGCTACTGGTAAAGTGCTTCAAGTCCTTTCTTATGGCAGCAGTACCGTTACTACCGCCTTTGTATTGAAAGCGGCCTTATTGTGGCATCAACTAATCAGCAATGACTGTGCATAA